The proteins below come from a single Metarhizium brunneum chromosome 1, complete sequence genomic window:
- the xynD_0 gene encoding Arabinoxylan arabinofuranohydrolase codes for MKSSLLLAMIPAAIAHTPDFKTSEAGNPFVDGFYADPDNEFYNNQYWVYPTSSYEYDKQTYLDAFSSPDLVQWTKHANILVASDFTWARRAVWAPAPISRNGKYYLYFGANDIQTNSELGGIGVGISDQPEGPYKDALGKPLIGQYYNGAQPIDQDVFIDDDGQAYIYYGGHGHANVAKLNEDMVTIGTFDDGTSYREITPENYVEGPQMMKRNGTYYLFWSEGGWGGPDYAVSYAMSTSPTGPFKRLEKILQQDPAVASGSGHNGVIHVPNTDIYYIVYHRHPLGENIDANDRHLAYDRLYFNADGTIQPVRMLVHDNFNDGNMIGWTTYGGSWDAKTNALRAGASAGGKALLNTNFGDVDFSADVKMPSANGGDAGLVFRASTPALGTDAYDGYYAGIGTSGKLVLGRAEGGSWTQLASVKADVVPGKTYRVRVTAKKNAISVYAGDSTSAQLHVLEGTFGSGMTGVRVYQTDAVFDNVRVEHL; via the coding sequence ATGAAGTCTTCACTCCTCCTCGCCATGATTCCCGCCGCCATCGCGCACACGCCAGACTTCAAGACCTCAGAAGCCGGCAACCCGTTTGTCGACGGATTCTATGCCGACCCGGATAATGAATTCTACAACAACCAGTACTGGGTGTACCCGACCTCCTCGTACGAATATGACAAGCAGACGTATCTCGACGCCTTCTCGTCGCCAGACCTCGTCCAATGGACcaaacacgccaatatccTCGTCGCCTCAGACTTCACGTGGGCACGCCGCGCCGTCTGGGCACCCGCGCCCATCTCCCGCAACGGAAAATACTACCTGTACTTTGGCGCCAACGACATCCAGACCAACTCTGAACTGGGCGGAATCGGCGTTGGCATCTCCGACCAGCCCGAGGGGCCGTACAAGGATGCCCTCGGGAAGCCGCTCATCGGGCAGTATTACAACGGTGCGCAGCCCATCGACCAGGACGtcttcatcgacgacgacggccaagcCTACATCTACTACGGCGGGCACGGACACGCCAACGTTGCCAAGCTAAACGAGGACATGGTGACCATTGGCACCTTTGACGACGGCACGTCGTACCGGGAAATCACGCCCGAGAACTACGTCGAGGGGCCGCAGATGATGAAGCGCAACGGCACGTACTACCTGTTCTGGAGCGAAGGCGGCTGGGGCGGGCCAGACTACGCCGTCTCCTACGCCATGTCGACATCGCCCACCGGCCCGTTCAAGCGTCTCGAAAAGATCTTGCAGCAGGATCCAGCCGTGGCCAGCGGCTCGGGGCACAACGGCGTCATCCACGTCCCCAACACCGACATCTACTACATCGTGTACCACCGGCACCCGCTCGGCGAAAACATTGACGCCAACGACCGGCACCTCGCCTACGACCGGCTGTACTTCAACGCAGACGGCACCATTCAGCCCGTCCGGATGCTGGTCCACGACAACTTCAACGACGGCAACATGATAGGGTGGACGACCTACGGCGGATCCTGGGACGCCAAGACCAACGCCCTCAGGGCTGGAGCCTCTGCCGGCGGCAAAGCACTGCTCAATACAAACTTTGGCGATGTCGACTTCTCCGCCGACGTCAAGATGCCCTCTgccaacggcggcgacgcGGGCCTCGTGTTTCGCGCATCGACGCCTGCGCTGGGGACGGATGCGTACGACGGATACTACGCCGGCATTGGCACGTCTGGGAAACTGGTGCTGGGCAGGGCGGAGGGCGGTTCGTGGACGCAGCTGGCGTCTGTAAAGGCCGACGTCGTCCCTGGCAAGACGTACCGCGTGAGGGTGACGGCGAAGAAGAACGCAATCAGTGTGTACGCGGGGGACTCGACGTCTGCGCAGCTTCATGTGCTGGAGGGGACTTTTGGAAGCGGCATGACGGGGGTCAGGGTGTATCAGACGGATGCCGTGTTTGACAATGTTAGGGTTGAGCATTTATGA